The Euphorbia lathyris chromosome 2, ddEupLath1.1, whole genome shotgun sequence genome includes a window with the following:
- the LOC136217605 gene encoding Golgi apparatus membrane protein-like protein ECHIDNA — protein MDFNQPAVENYANPTTCLFHVLFKGAALAFYILSALFVDSFIIIFVVTIVLAALDFWVVKNVSGRILVGLRWWNEISEEGKSIWKFECLDQQSLARMNKKDSWLFWWTLYLTAAAWIVLGIFSIIRFEVDYVLVVGVCLSLSLANIYGFTKCRKDAKKQIQSFATQTIATRFSSTIQSAFSVV, from the exons ATGGATTTCAATCAG CCTGCTGTGGAAAACTATGCCAATCCAACGACATGCTTGTTTCATGTTCTCTTCAAG GGTGCAGCTCTGGCATTTTACATACTTTCAGCTCTATTTGTTGATAGCTTCATAATCATCTTTGTGGTTACTATTGTTCTTGCTGCCCTTGATTTTTGGGTAGTAAAGAATGTAAGTGGAAGGATCTTAGTTGGACTTAGGTGGTGGAATGAAATAAGTGAGGAGGGTAAGAGCATATGGAAATTTGAATGCCTTGACCAGCAg TCATTGGCTCGCATGAACAAGAAGGATTCATGGCTATTTTGGTGGACATTATACCTCACC GCAGCTGCTTGGATTGTCCTTGGAATATTTTCAATTATAAGATTTGAGGTTGATTATGTCTTGGTAGTAGGAGTATGTTTGAGCCTCAGCCTTGCAAACATCTACGGGTTCACCAAATGCCGCAAAG ATGCGAAGAAGCAGATTCAATCGTTTGCCACCCAGACTATTGCAACTCGCTTCTCATCAACAATACAGTCTGCATTTAGTGTAGTGTGA